GCCTTCATGAATGAGCCTCTGCTGGCTCGCTGGCACCCTCTCTCTTTTCTCGACTCTGTTCTTGAAGTTGCTCACAGTCTCGTCGAGCCTGATGTCGTAGGTGCTGGAGTGTCCCTTTTCATTTCTGAGGAACACCTGGGTCGGAGGAGGCTCGGTGACCAGCAGGGACACCTGGGAGCCGTGCTGTAAGCCGTAGTAGCTGATGGGTTTGGAGTCATTGTTGAGAGGGGTCTTCTGGCCGTTTATGAAAACCAGTTTCTGCGTCTGAGGGTTGACTTCCAGTTTCttgtagatttttattttcagagaGCCAACTGTGTCCTCTGGGTTCACGGTCAGAGTGTGGGACTCACCCAGCATGTTAATAGTTATATCCATGTTGGTTGTAGTCTGAAAGAATTCAAAATAGTCcattagaaaacacacacactggggaAAAATGACTTTTCAGTTCTTTATCAGCTTCCTACCTTGTGATGACGTTTTCACTTCAAGTCTTCAAACGTGGAAACGTAAATGATGCTCGAGCAGCAGCTAAGTTGAAGGGCTCAGCCTTTATATGCACTCTGCCTCAGCTGATCCACACCCTCACACTCACCTAAGGTTCGTTTTCCCTCTCTGCCATAACAACTTTCAGTTTCTATTGTCTAAGCATGACTTGGCTCTAATGCTGTAATTAAAAAGCCTTTCCTTCACAAAATCTAGACTTAAGAAAAATGCCTGGCCTGTGGAGTCAGTCTAAGTGCGGGACATTGTCTCAAAAAGTGGGACAAGGAATAGAAATGCTGTACAAAGCCACATAAAGAGGGGCATCTGGTCACCTGGGTAGGCCTATAATAGATGTATTGGGGGTCAAAACCACTgaaggattttaaaaataattctgtgcTGAACTGGGAAACAAAGAAGTGACTTCAGTAATCAAAGAAGTGA
This genomic stretch from Astatotilapia calliptera chromosome 12, fAstCal1.2, whole genome shotgun sequence harbors:
- the LOC113033850 gene encoding polyubiquitin-like, coding for MDITINMLGESHTLTVNPEDTVGSLKIKIYKKLEVNPQTQKLVFINGQKTPLNNDSKPISYYGLQHGSQVSLLVTEPPPTQVFLRNEKGHSSTYDIRLDETVSNFKNRVEKRERVPASQQRLIHEGREMQGGKLEDYNVRNHSTIYMFFRLRGG